CTTCGTAGAATGCAACAGTATCTTCCTCATCTAACAGGTACATAATACCCTCATTCTTGTACTTAATCTGCAAGAAAAATTGATTGTTACAATTTAATACTCCACCTAATCCTTATATACCTGTACTTACTAAGATTCCAAGCTGCCTTTATAGATACAGTAACTTCATGTTACACATAAATTAGTTGCTGCCAATGGTTATGCTGTGGCAAGctaccacacacatatatcatgACATTTAATGgttacaagaaatatatcacctgCATCTCAAAATAAGATACAAATCTCACACTATCACCCAGATTACATCCTCTTCTTTATACATACTACACTTGCAAAACATCTACAGGAACTTTctatcttttcatataatttcctgTACTTACTTTACAGTCATCACAGGTACATAGTTGCTTTCGCCAGTGTTCGGGTAGGAATACAGCTCCTTCTGGAATGTTCTGCTTGGGGATGCTTAATAATTTACAACctgaaatgaaagtaaacttataaaataaGCAATAGTAAGTTAGGCTAATTCTTTCTTGAACCAGATTTCAAATGCAGGTATATCACCATACCTTGAATTCAAAATATGAACTGGAATGCTCTGTTTACTTCAGAAATTTTCTAAAATCACATTATTgtataaaaacatgattttaacatttttattattttaaataataatacagtaatgtgGCCATACATAAAATCACAACTTTAGCTGAAAGTTTCTCAGAATTAACACTAAGACTCACCTGATACATCTATTTTGGGGCCATCTTTGGAATCTTCTTTCTTcaaatctttttctattttagggCCATCTTTGGAATCTtcttttttcaaatctttttctaACACATCTTTTTTCCCATTCTCTTCCACTTTTACCTGACCATTGTCTGTTATGTTTTCCTTCTGTAACAGAGAAAGGATGAAATAGGATTATTCTCATTGTTACAGCAGAACAGCACACCACTATTCTGACTGAATTGGAGATTGGAGGAACATCTGGTAAATCAGGGCTAAAATAAAGACTTGAAATGGTAACTATCATCATTCactgatgaaaaattaaacataccTGAGAGTTTTCTGAGGATGCTTCTATGTCGACTGcatcctttgtttcctcagactTGACAGCcgttactgaaaacaaaaaaattatttaagacatAGTTCTTACTTACCTAGTAAGTTAGAATTACAAGAAACACTACATTTCAAGAGTTACCCAAGTTTCAAGCGCAATTCTTCAGGATTTACTTATAGCCAAGATTGTTTTTCTTGCACATTCAAAGACATAGTGTCTGTGATACTAGATACCAAAATATGTACAACCAAATTACtctgtaaattaattaattttaaaactgaCATAAGGTTACTTGTGAGCAGCAATGTGCTACAGAATAGAAGCAtaatcactgaaaaaatatatgtttcaatatacattttaatataaggAATATAATATAAGGAAAACTATATATGATACTTGAAAAGAAACTGGATGAGAAAAAACATACCAGATTTCTTGAATGAACAGCAAGCACTTATATAATTTAGTCTAATATTATAGAGACTGAAAGAACTGGCATGCATTTCTTTTTCAACTCTGCAATGAAAGACATATAGAAAAACAATAGCTCAagttatttcaattaattttgttACGTGGTCAATCCCCTTAAGATGAGTGTTTAATATCACCATCCAGCATAAAACAACTGAATGTGGTCACGTCACAACCCAAGCAGTTGCATACAAATTCCAATCAATCAAGCCAGAAATAACAGGATGGAGAGGATACGAGCCTCCCACCCAACTATTCACAGGTACATTTACTTATATGAAAGCATTTAAACAATTTCTGGGGTAATTTCAATTATTCAGTGTTCAAGGGCATGGTGAAATTAAAGAAGATATCGAGACAGGCAGGACAAGACCAAAGGAGACAAATAAAAAGTGCCCATAAGGACCACTAAAAACAGTACCATACTCCCTATAAAGAATTACccactgaaaaaaatagaaaattactgGTTCGTTTTCATGAAAAGATTGCTATAAGTTTCAATGAGAATTTCCAAGCAATGTGTAACAAACAATACCCAACTTGTGCTTGCAAAAACAGCTGACTGGTACTTACCAGCTAATCCCGTATAAGATGCAAGGAACTTGTGCTTATTAAGGCACTGATTACAAATCATCTCAGCATAATCATCACCTGGGGGAACCTGAGTACCTGAATGCTGTatgggaaagaaaaagtatttataaattctaCATCTTAGTTCTTATTTGTATAGCATAAATTTCAAACAGTTTCAACATGGAACCAATATAACTATGACTAGTATTGTTGACTAATTTATCCAATAGCCTTTCTTAACAAGCGCTGACAATCGTTAACCTTTCCTATCAGAGGTTTTACGTGCAATGAATTCTCTCCACTTTCTTCTCTCTCGCACATTTCCTGCCTAACTTTCCACTGGTCCAGCTTTTCACCTATGCCTTTTCCCCATGACATTCTTGGACTTCTATACCTAATACTCTCCTAAATGTTCCTCTCCCCTTCTCACGGCATCACCAGCCCTGACAGATTGACAGCGGACAAGCTATAATTACTCAATCTCACCTTCTCACATGCCCAAATCACCTTATTTTTTCAATCTCATCTATTTTCCAGACTCTCTGCATCCTATCTCTCAGCAACTTCCTCATTCATTGTGTCTCTTTAAAACCTAACTCACCCTTCCATGGTACCAGTCTTCGCAGATGCAGCACTGAATCATTTCATCATCCAAAGTATCTTCAGGATCTGGATATGGCCGATGGCAGGTACAGTAAGCTCCTCTGAAGTTttgattatattcattttctggGTTTTCTGGCAATTTTTCCTATTGGagataatatataacattttctcatcattatacattttcagtaGATTTGATGTAAAGATTATTCCGTTGCTGAGCCATAATCACATTTTGACTGATAGATACCAATAATTACTATCATTACCAGGGTACAGTACATGATGGAAAATATCAAGTCAGGTAATATTGTACACAAAAATAATGTTACCAACTTTGTCAAGTCAAGAGTAGGAGGATGCAATACGTTTGGTGAAGCCAGCAGCCTCAAAAATGGAGAAATGCATGAAATATGTTTATGGTAAGTGAGAAAAAAGCAGCCTGACGACAGGGTGAAGAGATGATGTGGCGGAAGATATAAATGCAAAAGTTTAGGAAGGCCCTTCTCAAAAAATCTGGATAGGGAACACAAGCAACCTATGAGGTCATATGAATATGAAttctaattttataaaacaacaaGACAAACATTTGCTTAGTTGTCAAAtcttaataatacagtaattcaaaATCATGTGAGTGGGCTTTATggtaaaaacagaacaaaaaatgtCTTGTAAAAAATCTAGTTAGATACCAGCTACATCAAATCCTAACTGACATGGAGCTTTCAAGTGGTTAATCCCTGTATCTGCCAAACAATTCAGAACACTGAGAAACTTAATAATGTCACTGGGAACagttttgtctttctaaaatttttatcaaatgaaaacCTTTAACCTCATATTCACTTATATAAGAGATGAAGTGTAATGTACAAATTGCTAATTAATGCACCACACTTTATGAAATTTTGAATCTGAATCGAGTTCTTGATTAAATCACTTAATAATTTACATTCAGACATAAATATTATACATCCCCACAAATATGGTAGACAAAAAGGCTAAGTACAGTATTTAGAGTAAAAATAGATTTGAATAAATCATTAGCCTTACCAGAAAATTGCAACTTCTatagtaaaaaatttttcatacaaacccaccAATCATAATTAACCTTAATTCAATATCAAATTCCCCAGATATGTAGCTTCTGAAGTCTTGGAGACGAAataaaaatagctgaaaaatCAACCATTTAGTGACAATATACACATGACCACCTTTGACCCATTATTAGGTAGAAACAGttggtttcattttttcatataattatactgtagatTGTAAGCTGTAAAACAGCCAAATGAGGGGACTGGGAAGAggcaaattcattatcatttacagattcatatgaaaaatttaataaaaagttcAACTGTATCATATAAACCAGTCAATCTTAATTAACCTGAATCACTATTTGGGTGGGAGGATGAGATTCCAATAGCTCTAGGATAAGCTAAGGACCAAAAAATGTCAGGAACCCCATGTCCTCAACAACTTCAAGGGAAAGCAAATGGAACTAAACATTAAAGTAGGGCATAGCTGCTTCTCGTCCATGCCTCCAAGATAAGTGATGGATGAATTAAGGGATtgaaatgaagaagaggaggaggaagcatgTTCAACTTCCACTGGATGCAAACCACGTCCCAACACAATATGCATAACATATTATCTAAGGAAGAAGTTGATAGAGGCTGACTGATACGTCCAATGACCCTGCTCTTAGGATAGCTGAATTCTCAAGATTTTTGAGACAGAAATCTAGAGGACCCTGATTTCCTGAACTGTTGCTTGGTGAGACAAACTTCCCCTGCTGACATTTATAAATGAAGAGCCTGTAATTGTTCAATTAAAGATTCCTAGTCATCTTGAGATGGTGCAAAACTGTTTTAAATTGGGCAAAAGAGATGATCCTCAGTGCTGCAGACAGCAAGAGTGTTAGTACAGTGACTCCAATTGCATCTTTGCAATTAAATCATGAGAGGCAGAAAGACCAATAAACAACCTGCCTCTGGTACGGGTGTCATCGCCTCATAGAGCATGCAACTTGCTCACTATACTGGAGGATGGTTCTTAGTCATAAGGAGGCCCTATCCAAAGATTCAAAGAAGCACTGGTAAAGGAATGAACAACTAAGGGAAGATTCCTCATTAGTGGTTAAACACTCCTATGAGGAACTCCCACCTTAAAGTGCTGAAACAACTATTTAAGATCCTTACAACCACCTACACCAATACATCAAGTTCAAGTACCAGTAACACAAACTGTGGCAGATACAACAATGGCCAAAAAATGGACATCCCAGAAGCAATCAGTTGCCTAAGAAATTTCTGCATAACATTCAACACTTCATCAAAAATGTACTCCAAATAGCGAGTCAAATCCAAAAAAGGAGATGAAGGTGCCTGAACAGACAGCATTAGCACTAGTAGACTTAGCATCAAAAGGGCAGAAATCAGTATAAGCAGGCACTATAGGAGCAGAAGTCCGAGTAACAGGTAAAACGTGCAGCACATGTGAAATAAACACAGTTGCAGGTAAGGTAGAAAGCAGTGCTTGCAAGATAAGAGGGTCTCA
This Macrobrachium rosenbergii isolate ZJJX-2024 chromosome 42, ASM4041242v1, whole genome shotgun sequence DNA region includes the following protein-coding sequences:
- the LOC136828061 gene encoding putative E3 ubiquitin-protein ligase UBR7, giving the protein MSEAEENGKDVTDEGEENGITMVDVLNEEEERELDAAAVLGGSDDTSCTYDLGYVKRQALYACVTCCPADSGRLAGVCLACSYHCHGDHELIELYTKRHFRCDCGNSKFPNNACKLLKEKLPENPENEYNQNFRGAYCTCHRPYPDPEDTLDDEMIQCCICEDWYHGRHSGTQVPPGDDYAEMICNQCLNKHKFLASYTGLAVTAVKSEETKDAVDIEASSENSQKENITDNGQVKVEENGKKDVLEKDLKKEDSKDGPKIEKDLKKEDSKDGPKIDVSGCKLLSIPKQNIPEGAVFLPEHWRKQLCTCDDCKIKYKNEGIMYLLDEEDTVAFYEESGKTRDRSHTAPVQRELEALSSLDRVTRTEMVHEYNTLSFSLREYLRKFAENKKVVRDEDIKEFFSQLAANKKQRPGPCVQQFCK